ACAGAATTGAGTACACCTAACACCTACCAAAGAAAATTGTGAAGAAAATGCTTTGGATTGTGtgattgatattaatatatgtgGTTCTAACAATACGAAATCTTGGTCGCAATCACTTAAGGGACAATTTCGAGAAGCATAATCCATATGTATAATTAAggttgaattataaaataactcACTTTATACTTGTTACCTgataattgatgtataattcaaGATTGTGGGAATTTACACAAATGCCCTCAATGCTTAAACCAAACCAAAGTTAGTGcctttttcatttctcttaACCACAATGATGACCGCTTAATCATTTTCGGATTTGTTGTTTATCCGAAgtcaaaaaattcataaatactAGTCAGCCCTTCTGCTTCAGAAGTACAATTTTTCATACCAAATAGTTTTTTACGACTTTCACTATTCTTCCTATATCATATTGTTAACTTAAGTATTGGAGGGCTATAATCTGAACCTTTTCGATagtttttattgtttcttgGCTTGTGAAATAGATAAAATGACAGATATTTACACTTAATTTAATGGTCTGCCCACTGAAGCCTAAAGAGGTATTCGTTCTGTCATCTAGGAAAGTGGATGTGGAGGGGTATAGAGGAGCGTTAAATGTTTGAGTCACACTCTTTTTAAACAGATCAAATTCACAGCTTTAATTGAAGAGATAAAAAGAAGACCCTATAAACCTCAGCTTTTGatccttattttttgtgttgtaagACAAAAAGAGTAGCGATTGGACACTGGActaaaagaattcaaaagtTGGAATCATTCCACAGTTTCCCAGTTTACTTCATGAGATTTCATAATGCAAGACAGCAACACTTTCATTCATTAATTCCCCAAAGGCCATGCACCCTTTTCTCCATCCTCCTCatttcattctcattttaggACAATATAGCATAAAACAAACCAAATATAAATGTTGGACGCGATCTGTGCCCCGTATTGTcctttctcaaattttttaaatttgtataattttgtcctaaaaaaaagtttcaataaGCTCCTATAAAACAACACCAGCATATCATCAATACCTCAGGTCACGGGGTACAGATTGTATGCACCAGCTCGGTGCATCAATATCTTTATGTTGGTGTCTTTCcaactcataatttttctcttaGGATGCCAATTTACAAGCATCAAAAGTGGCTGAAAAAAGGGAGTGACAAAGGCAAGAGGGGTGTAAATGGAGGGGAGCGTGGAAATGGcatgtttctcttttctttaatgCTTTGTGACTGTGGATGGACCTCCATTCTTGCCAAAGAGTGGAGACAAAAGAGTCATCTCTACAATCATCAAcacaaactatatatatttttttgatcacACCACATGATCtgcattattaaaatttttgcccTCATGTCTTAATCATAAAAGCAAATAGTGAAAACTTTTGGGGCTGGTTTGCAGCACAAAATTGTCTGcttttgagattttatattatgattGTTTTTGGATATGGGGGATCGAGGATTATCAGATTCGTGACATGCAGTAGTACAAGTGTAAGAACTTTTACATGAAGATTGATATTTAAGTTCTAACCTAACCTGTCCTAATGATGGCAGTAATAACAATTTGGCACAAACAATTAGGTTTTGTTTCAAAGGTAGAATAATTACTCCATcacatcaataaaaaatgttcAACTAAGCAGAAAAAGCCAAAAGGAAGATTAGGAAAGTAAGCCCAGAATTTCAAGATTTGATGGGCGGgacttaaataattaaattcctaaaccattcaagcaatggatctaaatattaattaattatttactgcTTATTCCATCTTCCTTCTTGGCTACATCAATAAGTAATATACTTGtgtatctatctatctatctaaaTATGACcttttaaatatgattaatagATTGTTTTCATTGGTACGTAtgcattttaaataattagtttaatgcattttttttcatctgaaagaaagatcaaaattgattttccaAGTTCTATCTGATACTCGAACTCGTGGATCGTTTTCTTGCACTCCTTTACTAGATTAGGTGTTGTTGTCCCTTTGGAGACAATCGATAAAATTGGAACGAcacagaaaaaattaatatgaatccTATAAAAGGATGACACACATAAATCGAGAAAAGGTGTTGTTTGTGATGGGCTGTGAATAAAATTGGGTAAAGCCGAAAACTAAAGGCTAAGAAGTACATTGGGTTGTTAGGCTATGATGCTTCCATTGGGTTATGTAAAGTTAGACCACGATCCGTATAAATTTCAGTGGCCCAAAAACTCAAATGGGGCCCACTTGTACCCAGCCCAATTATTTGGGGTTAAGTTCTGGATACAGCCCGTTTATGAAATTGTGTGGTTTAAAAGAAATGGGCCTTATATCGAAATAAGGAACATATTGATCATCCAAGTGGCCCCGGCCCATCTATTAAGATGACCGAATTTCACCACTAGTCGCACCCCGGCGTACGTTAGCCACCAAATGGCGTCAGCGTCGCTCGGTAACCTCATCTTCCGCTCACCCGCGGCGGTTCCCGCCAGAAAGGCTATCCCCAATTGTGCTATCCTGCGCAGCGCTTCCCTTATCCTGCCAAGGCCTTCGCTCTTTTTCTGCCGAGAGACTTTCTCAAGACCTCCAAAGGCAACCCCATCCCAGAAGTACGTTTATCCTGACCCCAGTGCTGATTTTGCTTCAGCTGTAAGTCAATAATGggatttcttctctctctctctctctctctctctctctctcttttctaaagattgtattttttaaatggtgaccgccttttttttgtttccagTAACTATgtgtttttggaaaaattatagGAGACGCAGAAGTTCAAAGCTGAATTGCTGAAGAAActgttgaaagaaaaagagaccTTCGGAGATGATCTTCAAATGGTTGTCAATGTCTGTGCCGAGGTAATTTTCCATtgatattttgtgaaattatttgtGGGTTACGTAATATGTTACTTGGTTAATCAGCTATTTCCGAGTTGCTGGTTATAGATTTCACTAATTTTGAGTTGTACTCTTATTTAAAGACTCTAATTAGAAACTACTCGGTGAAACTTCTATTCAAATGTTAATATTGCTTCAATTGGCTAACAGATACAAGTATTATTGCTTtctggttttgttttcttggacTTTACCTCTCTGGATTATAGCTTCATTGGCCACTATATTGATGCTTTAGTAAATGATTCTCTCTGATTTGATCAGTTTAGCACAAGTTGGTGAATCTGCTCCTAGTCATATAATAGTTACTATATGAATTGTTTTCGAGTTTGTCTGGTTTGATGACGTTGTAAAATCAGGAGAATCTTAGTCCTTCGTAAGCTGATTTTCTTGTGTTATAATATACAAGACTGATTTCTGAAGGAAAAGGCTGATTTCATATCAAGCTTTTTGCAGTTACACCATGtgattatatcattttttaatgtttactTAATCTCCTGGACATTGGAAGATTCTGGTTGTCCGTTCCCCAAATAGAAGGTTGTGATACTATGCACAAGCCTTCACATGAATTCTGTATTACTCTTCTATGCTTGCTTGGTCTGATCATCATAGTATCACTTCTTGCACTCCATGTTGCTGATTGTCAGAAGTAGCAAAACAATTGTTTTTGTCCTCAAAATATCTTCCTTTTCCTTGGACCAAAAAGAATGCATTGATTGACTCTGAGAAGAATAACATCTTACCATTGAAACAGCTTTTTGACTTTTCCTGTGCTGGCATTGTGCTTTAAAATCATCTATCTTCCTGGTACTTCTAAACTGATGATGAAATAGTTTCAGTTAAGGTTAATTGCCTGAAACTAACCTGTTTTAACACATCCTGTTGTGACATTAGATATTCAGTGAATTCCTACACAAACAATATGGAGGACCTGGAACATTATTGATCGAGCCTTTCACGGATATGATGGTGTCTCTCAAGGAAAAAAATCTTCCTGGAGCACCGTTAGCTGCTCGAGCTTCGTTATTGTGGGCACAAAATTACGTCGATGAGGATTGGGAAAATTGGAACTCCAGATCAGACGAATGATGTCCGCATACTGTATACCTATCCCCACCTATCTTGAGGTTGGTGGGTCAGTAGAGAATGCAAAGGAAGATGTCTTGGGATGTTCAAATTTCACTAGGAAAACATGTATTAGTCAAGAAAGAGACTCTTGTTTACCATTCTCTCCTATTAGCTATACAAAGGAAACATTTCTCAACATTTTGCAAGTTGAATGTTTTGCGGTTGACAGCGTAGCAGaaaatttctctaaaattGACTATCTCAGCTTCCAGACTCTGAAATGCTTTGTAAAGATGGCCGCCATGATTTGGGCCTTCCTGCAGCTAAATTTGTCGATCCTGATCTCTGCTGATGTCTGTCAGGTCTTGTGGCCTGCAAATtgtcaatatattaattagtataaattaaaagaagataATTCTTGATATGTTCTGACAGTTTTGTGGTGAAT
The window above is part of the Sesamum indicum cultivar Zhongzhi No. 13 linkage group LG2, S_indicum_v1.0, whole genome shotgun sequence genome. Proteins encoded here:
- the LOC105156587 gene encoding protein PLASTID REDOX INSENSITIVE 2-like, producing the protein MASASLGNLIFRSPAAVPARKAIPNCAILRSASLILPRPSLFFCRETFSRPPKATPSQKYVYPDPSADFASAETQKFKAELLKKLLKEKETFGDDLQMVVNVCAEIFSEFLHKQYGGPGTLLIEPFTDMMVSLKEKNLPGAPLAARASLLWAQNYVDEDWENWNSRSDE